A window of Scophthalmus maximus strain ysfricsl-2021 chromosome 10, ASM2237912v1, whole genome shotgun sequence contains these coding sequences:
- the LOC118284561 gene encoding tropomyosin alpha-4 chain isoform X2 → MSGGVNSIDAVKKKIKVLQEQAEEAEDRAEKLQREVEKEKKSREEAEQDVTTLGRRLQLSEENLDRAQERLTAALHKLDEVEKTADESERGMKVIENRALKDEEKMEQLEVQLREAKQIAEEADRKYEEVARKLVMVEGELERAEDRAEQAESNVRRLEEQLRSFDQSLKSLQASEDKYSLKEDRYEEEIKNLSGKLKEAETRAESAERLVAKLEKTIDGLEDSLTSARNANMELHTTLNQTMEELNSC, encoded by the exons atgagtgGGGGAGTTAACAGCATCGATGCCGTAAAGAAGAAGATCAAGGTGCTGCAGGAGCAGgctgaggaggcggaggacagGGCGGAGAAACtgcagagggaggtggagaaggagaagaagagcagagaggag GCAGAGCAGGATGTGACGACTCTGGGTCGTCGTCTCCAACTCAGTGAGGAAAACCTGGACCGAGCTCAGGAGAGACTCACCGCTGCCCTCCACAAACTGGACGAGGTGGAGAAGACCGCCGACGAGAGCGAAAG aGGTATGAAGGTGATAGAGAACAGAGCTCTGAAGGacgaggagaagatggagcagTTGGAGGTTCAGCTGAGAGAAGCCAAACAGATCGCAGAGGAGGCCGACCGCAAATATGAGGAG GTGGCTCGTAAACTGGTGATGGTGGAGGGAGAACTGGAACGAGCTGAAGACAGAGCTGAGCAGGCCGAGAG TAATGTTCGGAGGTTGGAGGAGCAGTTGAGGAGTTTCGACCAATCACTGAAGAGCCTGCAGGCGTCTGAGGACAAG TATTCTCTGAAGGAGGACCGGTATGAAGAGGAGATCAAGAACCTGAGTGGAAAACTCAAAGAG GCTGAGACCAGAGCAGAGTCCGCAGAGCGTTTGGTTGCCAAACTGGAGAAAACCATCGACGGCCTGGAAG attCTTTGACTTCGGCCAGGAACGCTAACATGGAGCTTCACACGACTCTGAATCAGACCATGGAGGAACTCAACTCCTGctga
- the LOC118284561 gene encoding tropomyosin alpha-4 chain isoform X1, protein MSGGVNSIDAVKKKIKVLQEQAEEAEDRAEKLQREVEKEKKSREEAEQDVTTLGRRLQLSEENLDRAQERLTAALHKLDEVEKTADESERGMKVIENRALKDEEKMEQLEVQLREAKQIAEEADRKYEEVARKLVMVEGELERAEDRAEQAESKCRVLEEELKTVFTGSKSLEAQAEKYSLKEDRYEEEIKNLSGKLKEAETRAESAERLVAKLEKTIDGLEDSLTSARNANMELHTTLNQTMEELNSC, encoded by the exons atgagtgGGGGAGTTAACAGCATCGATGCCGTAAAGAAGAAGATCAAGGTGCTGCAGGAGCAGgctgaggaggcggaggacagGGCGGAGAAACtgcagagggaggtggagaaggagaagaagagcagagaggag GCAGAGCAGGATGTGACGACTCTGGGTCGTCGTCTCCAACTCAGTGAGGAAAACCTGGACCGAGCTCAGGAGAGACTCACCGCTGCCCTCCACAAACTGGACGAGGTGGAGAAGACCGCCGACGAGAGCGAAAG aGGTATGAAGGTGATAGAGAACAGAGCTCTGAAGGacgaggagaagatggagcagTTGGAGGTTCAGCTGAGAGAAGCCAAACAGATCGCAGAGGAGGCCGACCGCAAATATGAGGAG GTGGCTCGTAAACTGGTGATGGTGGAGGGAGAACTGGAACGAGCTGAAGACAGAGCTGAGCAGGCCGAGAG tAAATGTCGAgtgttggaggaggagctgaaaaCTGTCTTCACTGGTTCAAAGTCCCTGGAGGCCCAGGCTGAGAAG TATTCTCTGAAGGAGGACCGGTATGAAGAGGAGATCAAGAACCTGAGTGGAAAACTCAAAGAG GCTGAGACCAGAGCAGAGTCCGCAGAGCGTTTGGTTGCCAAACTGGAGAAAACCATCGACGGCCTGGAAG attCTTTGACTTCGGCCAGGAACGCTAACATGGAGCTTCACACGACTCTGAATCAGACCATGGAGGAACTCAACTCCTGctga